From one Streptomyces sp. CA-210063 genomic stretch:
- a CDS encoding MarR family winged helix-turn-helix transcriptional regulator yields the protein MEDEVDRLVAAWRRERPDLDVEPLEVLSRVSRLARHLDRARRLAFAEHQLEPWEFDVLTALRRAGNPYQLSPGQLLTQTLVTSGTMTNRIDRLTKKGLVERLPDPSDRRGVLVRLTDEGRDRADQALAGLLDQERAILAELSHAQRSELAGLLRQLTAPFDNIPG from the coding sequence ATGGAGGACGAGGTCGATCGGCTGGTCGCAGCGTGGCGCCGGGAGCGCCCCGACCTCGACGTGGAGCCGCTGGAAGTACTCAGCCGGGTGAGCAGGCTGGCCCGGCACCTGGATCGCGCGCGCCGGCTGGCGTTCGCCGAGCACCAGCTGGAGCCGTGGGAGTTCGACGTGCTGACCGCGCTCAGGCGCGCCGGAAACCCGTATCAGCTCTCCCCCGGTCAGCTGCTCACGCAGACGCTGGTGACCTCCGGCACGATGACGAACCGTATCGACCGGCTGACGAAGAAAGGCCTGGTCGAACGGCTGCCCGACCCCAGTGACCGCCGGGGCGTCCTCGTCCGGCTGACGGACGAGGGCCGGGACCGCGCGGACCAGGCGCTCGCCGGACTCCTCGACCAGGAACGCGCGATCCTGGCCGAGCTGTCCCACGCCCAGCGGAGCGAACTGGCCGGCCTGCTACGCCAGTTGACCGCCCCGTTCGACAACATCCCCGGCTGA
- a CDS encoding LuxR C-terminal-related transcriptional regulator codes for MVRIRVLVVDDHRIFAESLAAALAAEPDVDVSAAGSGPAALRCLDRAAAEGRKFDVLLVDADLGGHAHVPGVRPAAVPVSDGGEDGLVDGISLVAGVRSGQPSVRTVVLAEKDDPRRAALALQAGASGWVAKDCSLSRLLTVIRGVLRDETHLPPALLTGVLRELTAARKHRTESERLVESLTPREREVLRCMVAGLGRKAVAERLFLSPHTVRTHMQNVLGKLGVHSTLAAVALARRAGVGPVDLGPAGRIMPEESSSA; via the coding sequence GTGGTTCGCATCCGAGTCCTGGTCGTCGACGACCACCGTATCTTCGCCGAGTCGCTCGCCGCGGCCCTTGCCGCGGAGCCGGACGTGGACGTGTCCGCGGCCGGCAGCGGTCCCGCCGCGCTGCGCTGTCTGGACCGCGCGGCGGCGGAAGGGCGCAAGTTCGACGTGCTTCTGGTCGACGCCGACCTGGGGGGCCATGCCCATGTCCCAGGCGTGCGTCCGGCCGCCGTACCCGTGTCCGACGGCGGCGAGGACGGGCTCGTGGACGGCATATCGCTGGTCGCGGGCGTGCGTTCGGGACAGCCGAGCGTACGGACCGTCGTCCTCGCCGAGAAGGACGATCCGCGCCGGGCCGCGCTCGCCCTGCAGGCCGGGGCGTCCGGGTGGGTCGCCAAGGACTGCTCGCTGTCCCGGCTGCTCACGGTCATTCGCGGTGTGCTGCGCGACGAGACCCATCTGCCGCCCGCGCTTCTCACCGGCGTCCTGCGGGAGTTGACCGCCGCGCGCAAGCACCGCACGGAGAGTGAGCGGCTCGTCGAGTCCCTCACCCCACGTGAGCGGGAAGTACTTCGGTGCATGGTGGCGGGGCTGGGGCGCAAGGCCGTCGCCGAGCGCCTGTTCCTCTCCCCGCACACCGTCCGCACGCATATGCAGAACGTCCTCGGCAAGCTGGGCGTGCACTCCACCCTCGCCGCGGTCGCGCTCGCGCGCCGGGCGGGTGTCGGGCCGGTCGATCTGGGGCCTGCCGGGCGGATCATGCCGGAGGAAAGTAGCAGCGCCTGA
- a CDS encoding PaaX family transcriptional regulator, whose amino-acid sequence MEDEILDPLETLDAEVVDAPQPRPQSLVLSFFGNHVLDRGEGDLGVYSGSIIDVLGRVGTGEQAVRSTLTRMVNRGLLRRQREGRKMFFGLTPHAADVLRDGGQRIWRDGAVNEDWDGTWTLLGFSLPESWQRQRHDLRSRLTWSGFGALYSGLWIAPGRVDVREIVSGLGLDAHVKVFHARADEFTDVGLMIRESWDLETLAARYVAFDKRWTTADLAAADPIATRLRLVAEWLRIIRTDPRLPGRHLPAEWPARQAQDTFRRIAEQTAGPAGRMAAEVLETTPLRPAPLESP is encoded by the coding sequence GTGGAGGACGAGATCCTGGACCCCTTGGAAACGCTGGACGCCGAGGTCGTGGACGCGCCGCAGCCGCGGCCGCAGTCGCTTGTGCTCTCCTTCTTCGGGAACCACGTGCTGGACCGGGGGGAGGGCGACCTCGGGGTGTACTCGGGGAGCATCATCGATGTGCTCGGACGGGTCGGCACGGGTGAGCAGGCCGTGCGGTCGACGCTGACGCGGATGGTGAACCGGGGGCTGCTGCGGCGGCAGCGGGAGGGCCGGAAGATGTTCTTCGGGCTCACCCCGCACGCGGCGGACGTCCTGCGGGACGGCGGTCAGCGCATCTGGCGCGACGGCGCGGTCAACGAGGACTGGGACGGCACCTGGACCCTCCTCGGCTTCTCCCTCCCCGAGTCCTGGCAGCGCCAGCGGCATGATCTGCGCTCCCGGCTCACCTGGTCCGGGTTCGGCGCCCTGTACAGCGGGCTGTGGATCGCGCCGGGACGGGTGGACGTACGGGAGATCGTCTCCGGGCTCGGGCTGGACGCGCATGTGAAGGTGTTCCACGCGCGGGCCGACGAGTTCACCGACGTCGGGCTGATGATCCGCGAGAGCTGGGACCTGGAGACCCTGGCCGCGCGATACGTCGCCTTCGACAAGCGGTGGACCACCGCCGACCTCGCCGCCGCCGACCCGATCGCCACCCGGCTGCGGCTGGTCGCCGAATGGCTGCGCATCATTCGCACCGACCCCCGGCTGCCCGGCCGGCATCTGCCGGCGGAATGGCCCGCGCGGCAGGCCCAGGACACCTTCCGGCGCATCGCGGAACAGACGGCGGGCCCGGCCGGGCGAATGGCGGCGGAGGTTCTGGAAACGACCCCGCTGCGGCCCGCTCCGCTCGAAAGTCCGTAA
- a CDS encoding trans-aconitate 2-methyltransferase, which produces MPATTPTWDPQQYLRHAGHRARAFVDLLAHIPEPPAKAPRIADLGCGPGNVTRLLADRWPTARITGYDNSPEMLDKAHVDHEGPTPGGGRIDFAAADVRTWVPPEPYDLIVSNATFQWVPGHLDRFPAWIDALTPGGTFAFQVPGNFDSPSHRLMRELAHSARWRDRLGDTLRHDDAVHTPVGYLTALADLGCEADAWETTYVHLLQGEDPVLDWVKGTGLRPVLTELGPDAAPFLTDYRTALREAYPSTPHGTPYPFRRIFAIAHKPQAGR; this is translated from the coding sequence ATGCCCGCCACCACCCCCACCTGGGACCCCCAGCAGTACCTGCGGCACGCCGGCCACCGTGCCCGCGCCTTCGTCGACCTGCTCGCCCACATCCCCGAACCGCCCGCGAAAGCCCCGCGCATCGCCGACCTCGGCTGCGGCCCCGGCAACGTCACCCGCCTCCTCGCCGACCGCTGGCCCACCGCGCGCATCACCGGGTACGACAACTCGCCGGAGATGCTCGACAAGGCCCACGTCGACCACGAGGGGCCCACCCCGGGCGGCGGCCGCATCGACTTCGCCGCGGCGGACGTCCGCACCTGGGTGCCCCCGGAGCCGTACGACCTGATCGTCAGCAACGCCACCTTCCAGTGGGTCCCCGGCCACCTCGACCGCTTCCCCGCCTGGATCGACGCCCTCACCCCCGGCGGCACCTTCGCCTTCCAGGTCCCCGGCAACTTCGACTCGCCCAGCCACCGCCTCATGCGCGAACTCGCCCACTCCGCCCGCTGGCGGGACCGGCTCGGCGACACCCTCCGTCACGACGACGCGGTCCACACCCCCGTCGGCTACCTCACCGCCCTCGCCGACCTCGGCTGCGAGGCCGACGCCTGGGAGACCACGTACGTCCACCTCCTCCAGGGCGAGGACCCGGTCCTCGACTGGGTCAAGGGAACGGGACTGCGACCGGTCCTCACCGAACTGGGCCCGGACGCCGCCCCGTTCCTCACCGACTACCGCACGGCCCTGCGCGAGGCCTATCCCTCTACCCCCCACGGCACGCCGTACCCGTTCCGCCGCATCTTCGCCATCGCCCACAAGCCGCAGGCCGGCCGGTGA
- a CDS encoding glycosyltransferase family 4 protein, which yields MKIVFLINNAFGIGGTIRSTANLSAAFADRHDVEVVSVHISRDEPALPFDPRVRLTSLIDLREESPGHEGDHPLTKLPGTMFPYSGATGNLPYTALQDERIGGFLARTEADVVIATRPDLNGYLARDGRRRYLRVGQEHLSLDQYREPLRTHQNEAIAGLDAYVTVSEADAAQYRAALPDVTTTIVCVPNGVQAPAVVRSSLDSQVIVAAGRLIPIKRYDRLVNAFAKVAAEHPGWTLRIYGRGPQKENLREQIDRLGLHDRVFLMGAVSPIETEWAKGAVAAVSSDMESFGMTIVEAMHCGVPVVATDCPHGPGEIITHGEDGLLVPLDGDVDAYADALKRLVTDETLRERLGKGALDRAEAYAPATIARRYEALFEELSQSRRRRWDGAARLRQLAARTLRPRSQKAVAAPQGSAPTPTLHARATTDGGMTVLLDPAELPAGPLDLIARLRRDPAKRQIRVPVLPSADAPNTVAQATLRRAEHTLAEGRWDCYVAPRGTNKRVRPAVRLVEQAALVGRAPSVDQRGVGAWIPYATADGFLALRTWLRPAHAEIDTVEVGEASVTVSATVYGAAGPVGEGATVRVVSRADTAYDFSVAAWAVGDRGVRFTVPYGEIMARRSVEHDLWDLRLGDVPVGRIGGDVVERRKTDLVPARVFEHLERGRTRVRPYFTVNNELALSAKDVEEAG from the coding sequence GTGAAGATCGTCTTTCTGATCAACAACGCCTTCGGGATCGGCGGCACCATCCGCTCGACGGCCAACCTGTCCGCCGCGTTCGCCGACCGGCACGACGTCGAGGTCGTCAGCGTCCACATCTCCCGCGACGAACCGGCCCTGCCGTTCGACCCGCGCGTACGCCTGACCTCGCTGATCGACCTGCGGGAGGAAAGCCCCGGCCACGAGGGCGACCACCCACTCACCAAGCTGCCCGGCACGATGTTCCCGTACAGCGGGGCCACCGGAAACCTGCCCTACACCGCCCTTCAGGACGAACGCATCGGCGGCTTCCTCGCCCGCACCGAGGCCGACGTCGTCATCGCCACCCGCCCGGACCTCAACGGCTATCTCGCCCGCGACGGACGCCGCCGCTATCTGCGCGTCGGCCAGGAACACCTGAGCCTCGACCAGTACCGGGAACCGCTGCGCACCCACCAGAACGAGGCCATCGCCGGACTCGACGCCTACGTCACCGTCTCCGAGGCCGACGCCGCCCAGTACCGCGCCGCCCTGCCCGACGTCACCACGACCATCGTCTGCGTCCCCAACGGGGTCCAGGCCCCCGCCGTCGTACGGTCGTCCCTGGACTCCCAGGTCATCGTCGCCGCCGGCCGCCTCATCCCCATCAAGCGGTACGACCGACTCGTGAACGCCTTCGCCAAGGTCGCCGCCGAACATCCCGGCTGGACCCTGCGGATCTACGGACGCGGCCCGCAGAAGGAGAACCTGCGGGAGCAGATCGACCGGCTCGGACTGCACGACCGGGTGTTCCTCATGGGAGCGGTCTCCCCCATCGAGACCGAGTGGGCCAAGGGCGCCGTCGCCGCCGTCTCCTCCGACATGGAGTCCTTCGGCATGACCATCGTCGAGGCCATGCACTGCGGGGTCCCGGTCGTCGCCACGGACTGCCCGCACGGGCCCGGCGAGATCATCACCCACGGCGAGGACGGCCTGCTCGTCCCCCTCGACGGCGACGTCGACGCCTACGCCGACGCGCTGAAGCGGCTCGTCACCGACGAGACCCTGCGCGAACGGCTCGGCAAGGGAGCCCTCGACAGGGCCGAGGCGTACGCGCCCGCCACCATCGCCCGCCGCTACGAGGCCCTCTTCGAGGAGCTGTCCCAGTCCCGGCGCCGCAGATGGGACGGCGCGGCCCGGCTGAGACAACTCGCCGCCCGCACCCTCCGCCCGCGCTCCCAGAAGGCCGTCGCCGCACCTCAAGGGAGCGCTCCCACACCCACCCTGCACGCCCGCGCGACCACCGACGGCGGCATGACCGTCCTCCTCGACCCCGCCGAGCTGCCCGCCGGGCCCCTCGACCTCATCGCCCGACTCCGCCGCGACCCCGCCAAACGGCAGATCCGCGTGCCGGTACTGCCGAGCGCCGACGCCCCGAACACCGTGGCTCAGGCGACCCTGCGCCGGGCCGAGCACACCCTCGCCGAAGGCCGCTGGGACTGCTACGTCGCGCCGCGCGGCACGAACAAGCGAGTACGGCCGGCCGTGCGGCTCGTGGAGCAGGCCGCGCTGGTCGGGCGGGCACCGAGCGTCGATCAGCGGGGGGTCGGGGCGTGGATTCCGTACGCGACCGCCGACGGGTTCCTCGCCCTGCGGACGTGGCTACGGCCGGCGCATGCCGAGATCGACACGGTCGAGGTGGGGGAGGCGTCGGTGACCGTCAGCGCGACGGTGTACGGCGCCGCCGGTCCGGTGGGGGAGGGGGCCACGGTCCGGGTCGTCTCCCGGGCCGATACCGCGTACGACTTCTCCGTGGCCGCGTGGGCTGTGGGGGACCGGGGGGTCCGGTTCACCGTTCCGTACGGCGAGATCATGGCTCGGCGGAGTGTCGAGCACGATCTGTGGGATCTGCGGCTGGGAGACGTTCCGGTGGGGCGGATCGGTGGGGATGTCGTGGAGCGGCGGAAGACGGATCTGGTGCCGGCGCGGGTGTTCGAGCACCTTGAGCGGGGGCGGACCCGGGTGAGGCCGTACTTCACCGTGAACAACGAGCTGGCGCTCAGCGCGAAGGATGTGGAAGAGGCCGGCTGA
- a CDS encoding MFS transporter, whose product MSPSPLPNPAEQAEQALRTRQLRRVALSGLLGTAVEFYDFLVYGTVAALVFGQLFFPGADPAVGTIAAFGTFAAGYVARPLGGIIFGHFGDRLGRKSMLLLTMGLMGGASFLIGLLPTYETIGVWAPVLLITLRVLQGIAIGGEWGGATLMVVEHAGEKRRGLWSSFTQMGAPLGSLLSSVVVTLVVAMPRDQFAAWGWRVPFLLSVVLLGVGLFVRLKVVESPLFTKVKKDRAEARMPIVDVLRRPRALVLAACVGIGAFTAQSLLTSYLISYATGIGYPRPQVLTALTVSASVALVVLPCASALSDRVGRRPVVLAGAIASAALAFPVLALVDSKSPGLLILAVVLGHGFAQSVMYGPLGALLTEMFGTKVRYTGASLGYQLATLIGAGFSPMIAGSLVAANGGSSTPISLLVCGGAVITAVTVWFVRETHRESLGEVSLREGAAKEEVAS is encoded by the coding sequence ATGTCCCCGTCCCCCCTCCCCAACCCCGCCGAGCAGGCCGAACAGGCGCTGCGGACAAGGCAGTTGCGTCGTGTCGCGCTCTCCGGGCTGCTCGGTACGGCCGTCGAGTTCTACGACTTCCTCGTCTACGGAACGGTCGCCGCGCTCGTCTTCGGCCAGCTGTTCTTCCCCGGCGCCGACCCGGCCGTCGGCACGATCGCCGCGTTCGGCACCTTCGCCGCCGGCTATGTGGCCCGCCCGCTCGGCGGCATCATCTTCGGGCACTTCGGCGACCGGCTCGGCCGTAAGTCCATGCTGCTGCTGACCATGGGCCTGATGGGTGGCGCGAGCTTCCTGATCGGCCTGCTGCCCACCTACGAGACCATCGGCGTATGGGCGCCCGTGCTGCTGATCACCCTGCGGGTGCTGCAGGGCATCGCCATCGGCGGTGAATGGGGCGGCGCCACCCTGATGGTCGTCGAACACGCCGGGGAGAAGCGGCGTGGGCTGTGGTCCAGCTTCACGCAGATGGGAGCACCGCTCGGCTCCCTGCTCTCCTCGGTCGTCGTGACGCTCGTGGTGGCGATGCCCCGGGACCAGTTCGCGGCGTGGGGCTGGCGCGTGCCGTTCCTGCTCAGCGTCGTCCTGCTCGGCGTCGGCCTCTTCGTCCGGCTGAAGGTCGTCGAGAGCCCGCTCTTCACCAAGGTCAAGAAGGACCGCGCCGAGGCCCGGATGCCGATCGTCGACGTACTGCGCCGACCGCGCGCGCTGGTGCTCGCCGCCTGTGTCGGCATCGGCGCCTTCACCGCGCAGTCCCTGCTGACCAGCTACCTCATCTCGTACGCCACCGGTATCGGCTATCCCCGGCCGCAGGTGCTGACCGCGCTCACCGTCTCGGCGTCCGTCGCGCTCGTCGTACTGCCGTGCGCGTCGGCGCTCTCCGACCGCGTCGGCCGCCGCCCGGTCGTCCTCGCCGGAGCCATCGCCTCCGCCGCGCTCGCCTTCCCCGTGCTCGCGCTGGTGGACTCGAAGTCACCCGGACTGCTGATCCTCGCGGTCGTCCTGGGCCACGGCTTCGCGCAGTCCGTGATGTACGGGCCGCTGGGGGCGCTGCTCACCGAGATGTTCGGGACGAAGGTCCGCTACACCGGGGCGTCCCTCGGGTACCAACTGGCCACGCTGATCGGTGCCGGGTTCTCGCCGATGATCGCCGGGAGTCTGGTGGCGGCCAACGGCGGGTCCAGTACGCCGATCTCGCTGCTGGTGTGCGGAGGCGCGGTGATCACCGCGGTGACCGTGTGGTTCGTACGGGAGACGCACCGGGAGTCGCTCGGCGAGGTGTCCCTCCGGGAGGGGGCCGCGAAGGAGGAGGTGGCCTCCTAG
- a CDS encoding GNAT family N-acetyltransferase: protein MVCHMFRIETEVDKERSQLLRSRLRADNTAASPVLQKLRGTPGAREVPLQVWALDEAGDLAGGLVGHTWATWLHITYLWVDEHHRGAGLGSHLLSWAERTAAHERASRSARVETWDFQAPEFYKRLGYEVVCVIPDYPPGITEYTLTKRLG, encoded by the coding sequence ATGGTGTGCCACATGTTTCGTATTGAGACAGAAGTCGACAAGGAACGAAGCCAATTGCTGCGTTCCCGACTGCGTGCCGACAACACCGCGGCCTCGCCGGTCCTCCAGAAGCTGCGCGGAACCCCCGGCGCACGGGAGGTTCCGCTCCAGGTCTGGGCCCTGGACGAGGCGGGTGATCTCGCCGGCGGCCTGGTCGGCCACACCTGGGCCACCTGGCTCCACATCACCTATCTCTGGGTCGACGAACACCACCGGGGAGCGGGCCTCGGCTCGCATCTGCTGTCGTGGGCCGAACGCACGGCCGCCCACGAACGCGCCAGCCGCTCGGCCCGCGTGGAGACCTGGGACTTCCAGGCACCGGAGTTCTACAAGCGCCTCGGCTACGAGGTGGTGTGCGTGATCCCCGACTATCCGCCGGGGATCACGGAGTACACACTGACGAAAAGGCTCGGCTGA
- a CDS encoding TetR/AcrR family transcriptional regulator — MIDAVATDSSSTPSNDKPRRTRRTRMTGAERRAQLLEVGRALFAAKGFEATSVEEIAAKAGVSKPVVYEHFGGKEGLYAVVVDREMSRLLDMVTSSLTAGHPRELLEQAAFALLDFIEEYTDGFRILVRDSPIPQSTGSFASLISDIATQVEDILGREFKSRGFDPKLAPLYAQALVGMVALTGQWWLDVRRPKKAEVAAHLVNLAWHGLDGLNQKPRLIGHRKS, encoded by the coding sequence ATGATTGACGCCGTGGCGACCGACTCCAGCAGCACCCCGAGCAACGACAAGCCGCGGCGTACGCGCCGCACCCGGATGACGGGCGCCGAGCGCCGAGCGCAGCTGCTGGAGGTCGGCCGCGCCCTCTTCGCCGCCAAGGGCTTCGAGGCCACGTCGGTGGAGGAGATCGCGGCGAAGGCCGGGGTCTCCAAGCCGGTGGTGTACGAGCACTTCGGCGGCAAGGAGGGCCTGTACGCGGTGGTGGTGGACCGTGAGATGAGCCGTCTGCTGGACATGGTGACCAGCTCCCTGACGGCAGGGCACCCCCGCGAGCTGCTCGAACAGGCCGCCTTCGCACTCCTCGACTTCATCGAGGAGTACACGGACGGCTTCCGCATCCTGGTCCGCGACTCGCCCATCCCGCAGTCGACGGGGTCCTTCGCGTCCCTGATCTCCGACATCGCCACGCAGGTCGAGGACATCCTCGGCCGAGAGTTCAAGAGCCGCGGTTTCGACCCGAAGCTCGCCCCGCTGTACGCCCAGGCCCTCGTCGGCATGGTCGCCCTGACGGGCCAGTGGTGGCTGGACGTCCGCCGCCCGAAGAAGGCGGAGGTCGCGGCGCACCTGGTCAATCTGGCGTGGCACGGCCTTGACGGGCTCAACCAGAAGCCGCGGCTGATTGGACACCGGAAGAGTTAG